Proteins encoded in a region of the Xylocopa sonorina isolate GNS202 chromosome 11, iyXylSono1_principal, whole genome shotgun sequence genome:
- the LOC143429391 gene encoding uncharacterized protein LOC143429391 isoform X1, producing the protein MNMFFNNTSYYRKENQVCAMYGYYENKIMKPITTSIFNYPCDAAMEIDVDGCDYSIASRYLNNDSVILEQPVENQSKAGEKQGQQQAVCDADTLRRKNRKRCNSDLSPTTQQKKFRRGGGKDHVHYNVGSTKNCGSATASYQSEPLNVNTVDDDLGRSIITDKSCCWAAGIHDLLNNSDSKQLLSDSEHTLIEKSIEYEKILFETHGCSMYQFHRLQLVGTDYGEAEF; encoded by the exons ATGAACATGTTCTTTAATAACACGTCGTATTATAGAAAAGAGAACCAAGTTTGCGCTATGTACGGATATTACGAAAACAAAATTATGAAACCGATTACGACGTCGATATTCAATTACCCCTGTGATGCAGCTATGGAAATCGATGTCGACGGATGCGATTATTCTATAGCATCGCGCTATTTGAATAACGACTCCGTGATTTTAGAACAGCCGGTAGAAAATCAGTCAAAAGCTGGCGAGAAACAGGGTCAACAACAAGCAGTTTGCGACGCGGACACGCTTCGACGCAAGAACCGGAAACGATGTAACAGCGATCTCAGCCCTACAACTCAACAGAAAAAGTTCCGTAGAG GCGGTGGTAAGGACCATGTTCACTACAATGTAGGAAGTACAAAGAACTGTGGATCGGCTACCGCGTCTTACCAATCCGAGCCATTGAACGTAAATACTGTCGACGATGATCTGGGACGATCGATAATTACAGATAAGAGCTGCTGTTGGGCAGCAGGTATTCACGATCTCTTGAACAATTCAGATTCTAAACAATTATTATCCGATAGCGAACATACATTGATCGAAAAGAGCATCGAATATGAAAAGATTTTATTTGAAACACATGGGTGCTCTATGTACCAATTTCACAGATTGCAACTAGTTGGTACTGATTATGGAGAGGCAGAATTTTGA
- the Cmb gene encoding combover isoform X3, with amino-acid sequence MVPPTDSQTQSPPRVQGAKPSNVDKMPDRSQVESRLNQIRDYIRVTSTMMDSLNQSSDPRAQAQNEKLCRMVEDLHDSERKLSKLLEQYQNCGLFCENGENREDGDESDEVSREMQLRRKMEESQRKLVQLQEQQANLVGMQLRVRERLNEARQAQQALLQQENQSAIGVALPLPAHVEQLKSETAALKGKLSQLQTKKKNMDHLVAELQAVEISDRGSCSSEGSRNFGRDKAAELEAMKAQLAHLKSLMEDATKVRESLDSNSEPEPEVEVNGETAPDADGNEDENATNMLFEHQSDTDETDHEKIRNTGNRPTVEDIQAVTRELREQSVLLQTARAELQRLKQPLSAIHSNSTSGFQTSTPPPSLTASIGSEKKQSNNSEVQPTQGKRRQTDDTRKESSQTPSVSRDMGGPTDLSSHRSSSSHISHLSTPANVWPPTTTIGGSNDQSIDGISSDNLMDIGPQTTAIENGFTGNWWTYPPPPLNQLQHGSTEYYRQLLLGSQAQQLQMMGTTIQQCCQLLWSQQRELQAMRTAITQLQAHLRQTQLQQRNNSESNDEYSNLSRNIHHLGETLDSTLPPSSSLPNLVSLPNSSPALSYNAATTSVNSQHQQQQLNNQVPPGNRANNYWDNFRSYSRQNLLSGSSKTVTDTISGPLANSASGNTISSVNTTLMKDKRNRDQGADNVPLPSLSGVETQYSSNLQMQSNLQQQERENTAMRSNILANEVSQQQVDNLWEEAHSSFRLPSAINDDSTLQNLSSEMKEVLSSLILANKQRPDYLVIILREIKAISEDHRLRPRLWRSLRALQDTQSLSNPLNETTDQTASESCQSSDDDSDVDIVLGMGTEDQSIGELVATSQAGTSSSPTAHVPLIDHLDMPGASSVESASAVSLTSCIKPGYNEDLAEADQSRPESSGNQQPPDSEEENEQGQCEAAGQTESSQARFEAEIDLESLAAKAEDERNENNAIMF; translated from the exons ATGGTTCCTCCTACTGATTCTCAAACTCAATCACCTCCTAGAGTTCAAGGGGCTAAGCCTTCAAATGTTGATAAAATG CCTGATAGAAGCCAAGTAGAATCTCGATTAAATCAAATTAGAGATTATATCAGAGTAACATCAACTATGATGGATTCGCTTAATCAGTCCAGCGATCCG CGCGCACAAGCTCAAAATGAGAAGTTATGTAGAATGGTGGAGGATCTTCATGACAGTGAAAGAAAACTAAGTAAACTGTTGGAACAGTATCAAAATTGTGGGCTATTTTGCGAG AATGGAGAAAATAGAGAGGATGGAGATGAAAGTGACGAAGTAAGTAGAGAAATGCAGCTACGCAGGAAGATGGAAGAATCACAAAGGAAACTTGTACAACTGCAGGAACAGCAAGCCAATCTAGTTGGAATGCAGTTGCGTGTTAGGGAAAGATTAAACGAAGCGCGTCAAGCTCAACAAGCTCTTTTACAGCAAGAAAATCAGAGTGCAATCGGCGTTGCTCTACCATTACCCGCGCACGTTGAACAACTTAAATCCGAAACAGCTGCACTGAAGGGAAAACTGTCTCAACTTcaaacaaagaaaaaaaatatggaTCACCTTGTAGCAGAATTACAAgctgtcgaaatatctgatagGGGTAGCTGT AGTTCTGAAGGTTCAAGAAATTTCGGAAGAGATAAAGCTGCAGAACTGGAAGCAATGAAAGCACAGCTTGCCCATTTGAAATCATTAATGGAAGATGCAACAAAAGTACGGGAAAGTCTTGATTCTAACTCCGAGCCTGAGCCAGAAGTAGAAGTAAACGGTGAAACTGCACCTGATGCGGATGGAAACGAAGATGAAAATGCAACGAATATGTTGTTCGAGCATCAAAGCGATACTGACGAGACGGATCATGAAAAAATACGAAACACTGGAAATAGGCCAACCGTTGAAGACATTcag GCTGTCACACGAGAACTTCGAGAACAATCGGTTTTGTTACAAACAGCTAGAGCGGAATTACAACGACTGAAGCAACCATTATCAGCAATTCATTCTAATTCTACATCTGGATTCCAAACTTCAACTCCCCCTCCATCGCTTACAGCCTCAATCGGTTCTGAAAAAAAGCAAAGTAATAATTCTGAAGTTCAACCTACCCAAGGAAAGAGGCGACAAACGGATGATACGCGGAag GAATCATCTCAAACACCCAGCGTCAGCCGCGATATGGGAGGACCTACTGATTTAAGTAGTCACAGAAGTTCCAGTTCACATATTAGTCATTTAAGTACTCCAGCTAATGTTTGGCCCCCTACGACTACGATTG GAGGATCTAATGATCAGAGTATAGATGGGATATCTTCCGACAATTTAATGGATATCGGACCTCAAACAACAGCGATTGAAAATGGATTCACTGGAAATTGGTGGACATACCCACCACCGCCTTTAAATCAATTACAACACG GTTCAACCGAGTACTATCGACAATTGCTGTTAGGTTCTCAAGCTCAACAACTTCAAATGATGGGCACTACGATACAGCAATGTTGTCAGTTGTTATGGTCCCAACAACGTGAATTACAAGCAATGCGGACAGCTATTACTCAATTGCAAGCTCATCTGAGGCAAACCCAGTTACAACAGCGGAATAACAGTGAGAGTAAtgatgaatattctaacttaagtCGCAACATTCATCATCTTGGTGAGACATTAGATTCCACGTTACCACCGAGTTCATCTCTACCAAATCTGGTGTCATTGCCAAATTCATCTCCTGCATTATCCTACAATGCTGCTACAACTTCTGTTAATTCTCAACATCAACAACAACAATTGAATAATCAAGTTCCTCCTGGGAATAGAGCAAACAACTACTGGGATAATTTCAGAAG TTATTCCAGACAAAACTTACTATCGGGAAGTTCAAAAACGGTGACTGACACCATTTCTGGGCCTCTTGCAAATTCCGCATCTGGAAATACTATATCAAGTGTTAATACTACCCTCAT gaaagacAAACGCAATCGGGATCAAGGAGCAGATAATGTACCTTTACCTTCATTAAGTGGAGTAGAGACACAATATTCGTCAAACTTGCAAATGCAATCGAATTTACAGCAACAAGAACGTGAGAACACTGCAATGCGTAGCAATATTTTGGCAAATGAAGTATCTCAACAGCAGGTTGATAATCTTTGGGAAGAAGCACATTCTTCATTTCGATTACCATCCGCAATAAATGACGATAGTACGCTCCAAAATTTAag CTCTGAAATGAAAGAGGTATTAAGCTCACTCATCTTGGCGAACAAACAGAGACCAGATTATTTAGTCATTATATTAAGGGAGATCAAGGCAATAAGCGAGGATCACAGATTGCGGCCTCGCTTATGGAGATCGTTGCGTGCTTTGCAGGATACTCAATCTTTAAGCAATCCATTG AATGAAACAACGGATCAAACTGCCAGTGAAAGTTGTCAGTCTAGCGACGACGATTCTGATGTAGATATAGTATTGGGTATGGGTACAGAAGATCAATCTATAGGAGAGTTAGTTGCAACATCTCAAGCAGGAACTTCATCATCTCCAACTGCACATGTACCATTAATAGACCATTTGGATATGCCG GGAGCATCGTCAGTTGAGTCTGCAAGTGCTGTGTCATTAACATCTTGCATTAAACCAGGTTACAACGAAGATCTAGCAGAAGCAGATCAGTCGAGACCTGAATCTTCTGGCAATCAACAG CCTCCTGACAGTGAAGAAGAGAATGAACAAGGTCAATGTGAAGCAGCAGGTCAAACTGAATCTTCACAAGCTAGATTCGAAGCTGAAATAGACTTGGAAAGTTTAGCTGCTAAAGCTGAAGATGAGAGAAACGAGAACAATGCAATAATGTTTTGA
- the LOC143429391 gene encoding uncharacterized protein LOC143429391 isoform X2, with translation MNMFFNNTSYYRKENQVCAMYGYYENKIMKPITTSIFNYPCDAAMEIDVDGCDYSIASRYLNNDSVILEQPVENQSKAGEKQGQQQAVCDADTLRRKNRKRCNSDLSPTTQQKKFRRDRCFTNQWIA, from the exons ATGAACATGTTCTTTAATAACACGTCGTATTATAGAAAAGAGAACCAAGTTTGCGCTATGTACGGATATTACGAAAACAAAATTATGAAACCGATTACGACGTCGATATTCAATTACCCCTGTGATGCAGCTATGGAAATCGATGTCGACGGATGCGATTATTCTATAGCATCGCGCTATTTGAATAACGACTCCGTGATTTTAGAACAGCCGGTAGAAAATCAGTCAAAAGCTGGCGAGAAACAGGGTCAACAACAAGCAGTTTGCGACGCGGACACGCTTCGACGCAAGAACCGGAAACGATGTAACAGCGATCTCAGCCCTACAACTCAACAGAAAAAGTTCCGTAGAG ATAGATGTTTTACAAACCAATGGATTGCTTAA
- the Cmb gene encoding combover isoform X1 produces MSPGVNDGPRNTGTLPKSNRRNDRNRERSAANQFANHSAYRGHAQHSNNLYQLDWKPIGEQEHQRITKNSNTRSVSSVPSTSYQDISEFVSFGGRRPYNYSAEESLHWQKMVPPTDSQTQSPPRVQGAKPSNVDKMPDRSQVESRLNQIRDYIRVTSTMMDSLNQSSDPRAQAQNEKLCRMVEDLHDSERKLSKLLEQYQNCGLFCENGENREDGDESDEVSREMQLRRKMEESQRKLVQLQEQQANLVGMQLRVRERLNEARQAQQALLQQENQSAIGVALPLPAHVEQLKSETAALKGKLSQLQTKKKNMDHLVAELQAVEISDRGSCSSEGSRNFGRDKAAELEAMKAQLAHLKSLMEDATKVRESLDSNSEPEPEVEVNGETAPDADGNEDENATNMLFEHQSDTDETDHEKIRNTGNRPTVEDIQAVTRELREQSVLLQTARAELQRLKQPLSAIHSNSTSGFQTSTPPPSLTASIGSEKKQSNNSEVQPTQGKRRQTDDTRKESSQTPSVSRDMGGPTDLSSHRSSSSHISHLSTPANVWPPTTTIGGSNDQSIDGISSDNLMDIGPQTTAIENGFTGNWWTYPPPPLNQLQHGSTEYYRQLLLGSQAQQLQMMGTTIQQCCQLLWSQQRELQAMRTAITQLQAHLRQTQLQQRNNSESNDEYSNLSRNIHHLGETLDSTLPPSSSLPNLVSLPNSSPALSYNAATTSVNSQHQQQQLNNQVPPGNRANNYWDNFRSYSRQNLLSGSSKTVTDTISGPLANSASGNTISSVNTTLMKDKRNRDQGADNVPLPSLSGVETQYSSNLQMQSNLQQQERENTAMRSNILANEVSQQQVDNLWEEAHSSFRLPSAINDDSTLQNLSSEMKEVLSSLILANKQRPDYLVIILREIKAISEDHRLRPRLWRSLRALQDTQSLSNPLNETTDQTASESCQSSDDDSDVDIVLGMGTEDQSIGELVATSQAGTSSSPTAHVPLIDHLDMPGASSVESASAVSLTSCIKPGYNEDLAEADQSRPESSGNQQPPDSEEENEQGQCEAAGQTESSQARFEAEIDLESLAAKAEDERNENNAIMF; encoded by the exons ATGTCGCCGGGTGTTAACGATGGTCCACGCAACACAGGCACACTTCCAAAAAGCAATAGAAGAAATGATAGAAATAGAGAACGGTCAGCAGCTAATCAATTTGCAAACCATTCTGCTTATCGTGGACATGCACAGCACTCTAACAATTTG TATCAACTCGATTGGAAACCAATTGGTGAACAGGAACATCAGAGGATAACAAAGAATAGTAATACAAGATCAGTTTCTTCAGTACCATCCACATCCTATCAAGACATATCcgaatttg TATCATTTGGTGGTCGACGACCATATAATTACAGTGCAGAGGAGTCTTTGCATTGGCAAAAAATGGTTCCTCCTACTGATTCTCAAACTCAATCACCTCCTAGAGTTCAAGGGGCTAAGCCTTCAAATGTTGATAAAATG CCTGATAGAAGCCAAGTAGAATCTCGATTAAATCAAATTAGAGATTATATCAGAGTAACATCAACTATGATGGATTCGCTTAATCAGTCCAGCGATCCG CGCGCACAAGCTCAAAATGAGAAGTTATGTAGAATGGTGGAGGATCTTCATGACAGTGAAAGAAAACTAAGTAAACTGTTGGAACAGTATCAAAATTGTGGGCTATTTTGCGAG AATGGAGAAAATAGAGAGGATGGAGATGAAAGTGACGAAGTAAGTAGAGAAATGCAGCTACGCAGGAAGATGGAAGAATCACAAAGGAAACTTGTACAACTGCAGGAACAGCAAGCCAATCTAGTTGGAATGCAGTTGCGTGTTAGGGAAAGATTAAACGAAGCGCGTCAAGCTCAACAAGCTCTTTTACAGCAAGAAAATCAGAGTGCAATCGGCGTTGCTCTACCATTACCCGCGCACGTTGAACAACTTAAATCCGAAACAGCTGCACTGAAGGGAAAACTGTCTCAACTTcaaacaaagaaaaaaaatatggaTCACCTTGTAGCAGAATTACAAgctgtcgaaatatctgatagGGGTAGCTGT AGTTCTGAAGGTTCAAGAAATTTCGGAAGAGATAAAGCTGCAGAACTGGAAGCAATGAAAGCACAGCTTGCCCATTTGAAATCATTAATGGAAGATGCAACAAAAGTACGGGAAAGTCTTGATTCTAACTCCGAGCCTGAGCCAGAAGTAGAAGTAAACGGTGAAACTGCACCTGATGCGGATGGAAACGAAGATGAAAATGCAACGAATATGTTGTTCGAGCATCAAAGCGATACTGACGAGACGGATCATGAAAAAATACGAAACACTGGAAATAGGCCAACCGTTGAAGACATTcag GCTGTCACACGAGAACTTCGAGAACAATCGGTTTTGTTACAAACAGCTAGAGCGGAATTACAACGACTGAAGCAACCATTATCAGCAATTCATTCTAATTCTACATCTGGATTCCAAACTTCAACTCCCCCTCCATCGCTTACAGCCTCAATCGGTTCTGAAAAAAAGCAAAGTAATAATTCTGAAGTTCAACCTACCCAAGGAAAGAGGCGACAAACGGATGATACGCGGAag GAATCATCTCAAACACCCAGCGTCAGCCGCGATATGGGAGGACCTACTGATTTAAGTAGTCACAGAAGTTCCAGTTCACATATTAGTCATTTAAGTACTCCAGCTAATGTTTGGCCCCCTACGACTACGATTG GAGGATCTAATGATCAGAGTATAGATGGGATATCTTCCGACAATTTAATGGATATCGGACCTCAAACAACAGCGATTGAAAATGGATTCACTGGAAATTGGTGGACATACCCACCACCGCCTTTAAATCAATTACAACACG GTTCAACCGAGTACTATCGACAATTGCTGTTAGGTTCTCAAGCTCAACAACTTCAAATGATGGGCACTACGATACAGCAATGTTGTCAGTTGTTATGGTCCCAACAACGTGAATTACAAGCAATGCGGACAGCTATTACTCAATTGCAAGCTCATCTGAGGCAAACCCAGTTACAACAGCGGAATAACAGTGAGAGTAAtgatgaatattctaacttaagtCGCAACATTCATCATCTTGGTGAGACATTAGATTCCACGTTACCACCGAGTTCATCTCTACCAAATCTGGTGTCATTGCCAAATTCATCTCCTGCATTATCCTACAATGCTGCTACAACTTCTGTTAATTCTCAACATCAACAACAACAATTGAATAATCAAGTTCCTCCTGGGAATAGAGCAAACAACTACTGGGATAATTTCAGAAG TTATTCCAGACAAAACTTACTATCGGGAAGTTCAAAAACGGTGACTGACACCATTTCTGGGCCTCTTGCAAATTCCGCATCTGGAAATACTATATCAAGTGTTAATACTACCCTCAT gaaagacAAACGCAATCGGGATCAAGGAGCAGATAATGTACCTTTACCTTCATTAAGTGGAGTAGAGACACAATATTCGTCAAACTTGCAAATGCAATCGAATTTACAGCAACAAGAACGTGAGAACACTGCAATGCGTAGCAATATTTTGGCAAATGAAGTATCTCAACAGCAGGTTGATAATCTTTGGGAAGAAGCACATTCTTCATTTCGATTACCATCCGCAATAAATGACGATAGTACGCTCCAAAATTTAag CTCTGAAATGAAAGAGGTATTAAGCTCACTCATCTTGGCGAACAAACAGAGACCAGATTATTTAGTCATTATATTAAGGGAGATCAAGGCAATAAGCGAGGATCACAGATTGCGGCCTCGCTTATGGAGATCGTTGCGTGCTTTGCAGGATACTCAATCTTTAAGCAATCCATTG AATGAAACAACGGATCAAACTGCCAGTGAAAGTTGTCAGTCTAGCGACGACGATTCTGATGTAGATATAGTATTGGGTATGGGTACAGAAGATCAATCTATAGGAGAGTTAGTTGCAACATCTCAAGCAGGAACTTCATCATCTCCAACTGCACATGTACCATTAATAGACCATTTGGATATGCCG GGAGCATCGTCAGTTGAGTCTGCAAGTGCTGTGTCATTAACATCTTGCATTAAACCAGGTTACAACGAAGATCTAGCAGAAGCAGATCAGTCGAGACCTGAATCTTCTGGCAATCAACAG CCTCCTGACAGTGAAGAAGAGAATGAACAAGGTCAATGTGAAGCAGCAGGTCAAACTGAATCTTCACAAGCTAGATTCGAAGCTGAAATAGACTTGGAAAGTTTAGCTGCTAAAGCTGAAGATGAGAGAAACGAGAACAATGCAATAATGTTTTGA
- the LOC143428775 gene encoding mitochondrial fission process protein 1, translating into MSSIKNIKDEANLYRDTPVRYLGYANEVGEAFRPIIPTWIVRVSYAVASAYVLADTTNSGLKAHQSNVSPRATKNTLLSMTDTLLWQSFASVIIPGFTINRICAAVQFVQRRSNNVALKNRWVPTIIGLASIPFIIHPIDNIVEQTMNVTYRKWIGYYPK; encoded by the exons ATGTCCAGCATAAAGAATATAAAGGATGAGGCGAATTTGTATCGTGATACACCTGTCAGATATTTGG GATATGCGAATGAGGTTGGAGAGGCCTTTAGACCTATAATTCCAACCTGGATTGTACGGGTCAGTTACGCCGTGGCCTCTGCATATGTCCTTGCAGATACAACTAACAGCGGTCTTAAAGCTCACCAA AGTAATGTTAGTCCAAGAGCAACGAAAAATACTTTACTTTCTATGACAGACACCCTATTGTGGCAGTCATTTGCATCTGTAATTATTCCAGGCTTTACAATCAACAGAATTTGTGCTGCCGTTCAATTTGTACAAAGAAGAAGCAATAATGTGGCCTTAAAAAATCGGTGGGTTCCAACAATCATTGGATTGGCGTCTATACCGTTTATAATACATCCCATTGATAATATAGTAGAACAAACGATGAACGTTACATACAGGAAGTGGATAGGATACTATCCTAAATGA
- the Cmb gene encoding combover isoform X2, whose amino-acid sequence MSPGVNDGPRNTGTLPKSNRRNDRNRERSAANQFANHSAYRGHAQHSNNLYQLDWKPIGEQEHQRITKNSNTRSVSSVPSTSYQDISEFVSFGGRRPYNYSAEESLHWQKMVPPTDSQTQSPPRVQGAKPSNVDKMPDRSQVESRLNQIRDYIRVTSTMMDSLNQSSDPRAQAQNEKLCRMVEDLHDSERKLSKLLEQYQNCGLFCENGENREDGDESDEEQQANLVGMQLRVRERLNEARQAQQALLQQENQSAIGVALPLPAHVEQLKSETAALKGKLSQLQTKKKNMDHLVAELQAVEISDRGSCSSEGSRNFGRDKAAELEAMKAQLAHLKSLMEDATKVRESLDSNSEPEPEVEVNGETAPDADGNEDENATNMLFEHQSDTDETDHEKIRNTGNRPTVEDIQAVTRELREQSVLLQTARAELQRLKQPLSAIHSNSTSGFQTSTPPPSLTASIGSEKKQSNNSEVQPTQGKRRQTDDTRKESSQTPSVSRDMGGPTDLSSHRSSSSHISHLSTPANVWPPTTTIGGSNDQSIDGISSDNLMDIGPQTTAIENGFTGNWWTYPPPPLNQLQHGSTEYYRQLLLGSQAQQLQMMGTTIQQCCQLLWSQQRELQAMRTAITQLQAHLRQTQLQQRNNSESNDEYSNLSRNIHHLGETLDSTLPPSSSLPNLVSLPNSSPALSYNAATTSVNSQHQQQQLNNQVPPGNRANNYWDNFRSYSRQNLLSGSSKTVTDTISGPLANSASGNTISSVNTTLMKDKRNRDQGADNVPLPSLSGVETQYSSNLQMQSNLQQQERENTAMRSNILANEVSQQQVDNLWEEAHSSFRLPSAINDDSTLQNLSSEMKEVLSSLILANKQRPDYLVIILREIKAISEDHRLRPRLWRSLRALQDTQSLSNPLNETTDQTASESCQSSDDDSDVDIVLGMGTEDQSIGELVATSQAGTSSSPTAHVPLIDHLDMPGASSVESASAVSLTSCIKPGYNEDLAEADQSRPESSGNQQPPDSEEENEQGQCEAAGQTESSQARFEAEIDLESLAAKAEDERNENNAIMF is encoded by the exons ATGTCGCCGGGTGTTAACGATGGTCCACGCAACACAGGCACACTTCCAAAAAGCAATAGAAGAAATGATAGAAATAGAGAACGGTCAGCAGCTAATCAATTTGCAAACCATTCTGCTTATCGTGGACATGCACAGCACTCTAACAATTTG TATCAACTCGATTGGAAACCAATTGGTGAACAGGAACATCAGAGGATAACAAAGAATAGTAATACAAGATCAGTTTCTTCAGTACCATCCACATCCTATCAAGACATATCcgaatttg TATCATTTGGTGGTCGACGACCATATAATTACAGTGCAGAGGAGTCTTTGCATTGGCAAAAAATGGTTCCTCCTACTGATTCTCAAACTCAATCACCTCCTAGAGTTCAAGGGGCTAAGCCTTCAAATGTTGATAAAATG CCTGATAGAAGCCAAGTAGAATCTCGATTAAATCAAATTAGAGATTATATCAGAGTAACATCAACTATGATGGATTCGCTTAATCAGTCCAGCGATCCG CGCGCACAAGCTCAAAATGAGAAGTTATGTAGAATGGTGGAGGATCTTCATGACAGTGAAAGAAAACTAAGTAAACTGTTGGAACAGTATCAAAATTGTGGGCTATTTTGCGAG AATGGAGAAAATAGAGAGGATGGAGATGAAAGTGACGAA GAACAGCAAGCCAATCTAGTTGGAATGCAGTTGCGTGTTAGGGAAAGATTAAACGAAGCGCGTCAAGCTCAACAAGCTCTTTTACAGCAAGAAAATCAGAGTGCAATCGGCGTTGCTCTACCATTACCCGCGCACGTTGAACAACTTAAATCCGAAACAGCTGCACTGAAGGGAAAACTGTCTCAACTTcaaacaaagaaaaaaaatatggaTCACCTTGTAGCAGAATTACAAgctgtcgaaatatctgatagGGGTAGCTGT AGTTCTGAAGGTTCAAGAAATTTCGGAAGAGATAAAGCTGCAGAACTGGAAGCAATGAAAGCACAGCTTGCCCATTTGAAATCATTAATGGAAGATGCAACAAAAGTACGGGAAAGTCTTGATTCTAACTCCGAGCCTGAGCCAGAAGTAGAAGTAAACGGTGAAACTGCACCTGATGCGGATGGAAACGAAGATGAAAATGCAACGAATATGTTGTTCGAGCATCAAAGCGATACTGACGAGACGGATCATGAAAAAATACGAAACACTGGAAATAGGCCAACCGTTGAAGACATTcag GCTGTCACACGAGAACTTCGAGAACAATCGGTTTTGTTACAAACAGCTAGAGCGGAATTACAACGACTGAAGCAACCATTATCAGCAATTCATTCTAATTCTACATCTGGATTCCAAACTTCAACTCCCCCTCCATCGCTTACAGCCTCAATCGGTTCTGAAAAAAAGCAAAGTAATAATTCTGAAGTTCAACCTACCCAAGGAAAGAGGCGACAAACGGATGATACGCGGAag GAATCATCTCAAACACCCAGCGTCAGCCGCGATATGGGAGGACCTACTGATTTAAGTAGTCACAGAAGTTCCAGTTCACATATTAGTCATTTAAGTACTCCAGCTAATGTTTGGCCCCCTACGACTACGATTG GAGGATCTAATGATCAGAGTATAGATGGGATATCTTCCGACAATTTAATGGATATCGGACCTCAAACAACAGCGATTGAAAATGGATTCACTGGAAATTGGTGGACATACCCACCACCGCCTTTAAATCAATTACAACACG GTTCAACCGAGTACTATCGACAATTGCTGTTAGGTTCTCAAGCTCAACAACTTCAAATGATGGGCACTACGATACAGCAATGTTGTCAGTTGTTATGGTCCCAACAACGTGAATTACAAGCAATGCGGACAGCTATTACTCAATTGCAAGCTCATCTGAGGCAAACCCAGTTACAACAGCGGAATAACAGTGAGAGTAAtgatgaatattctaacttaagtCGCAACATTCATCATCTTGGTGAGACATTAGATTCCACGTTACCACCGAGTTCATCTCTACCAAATCTGGTGTCATTGCCAAATTCATCTCCTGCATTATCCTACAATGCTGCTACAACTTCTGTTAATTCTCAACATCAACAACAACAATTGAATAATCAAGTTCCTCCTGGGAATAGAGCAAACAACTACTGGGATAATTTCAGAAG TTATTCCAGACAAAACTTACTATCGGGAAGTTCAAAAACGGTGACTGACACCATTTCTGGGCCTCTTGCAAATTCCGCATCTGGAAATACTATATCAAGTGTTAATACTACCCTCAT gaaagacAAACGCAATCGGGATCAAGGAGCAGATAATGTACCTTTACCTTCATTAAGTGGAGTAGAGACACAATATTCGTCAAACTTGCAAATGCAATCGAATTTACAGCAACAAGAACGTGAGAACACTGCAATGCGTAGCAATATTTTGGCAAATGAAGTATCTCAACAGCAGGTTGATAATCTTTGGGAAGAAGCACATTCTTCATTTCGATTACCATCCGCAATAAATGACGATAGTACGCTCCAAAATTTAag CTCTGAAATGAAAGAGGTATTAAGCTCACTCATCTTGGCGAACAAACAGAGACCAGATTATTTAGTCATTATATTAAGGGAGATCAAGGCAATAAGCGAGGATCACAGATTGCGGCCTCGCTTATGGAGATCGTTGCGTGCTTTGCAGGATACTCAATCTTTAAGCAATCCATTG AATGAAACAACGGATCAAACTGCCAGTGAAAGTTGTCAGTCTAGCGACGACGATTCTGATGTAGATATAGTATTGGGTATGGGTACAGAAGATCAATCTATAGGAGAGTTAGTTGCAACATCTCAAGCAGGAACTTCATCATCTCCAACTGCACATGTACCATTAATAGACCATTTGGATATGCCG GGAGCATCGTCAGTTGAGTCTGCAAGTGCTGTGTCATTAACATCTTGCATTAAACCAGGTTACAACGAAGATCTAGCAGAAGCAGATCAGTCGAGACCTGAATCTTCTGGCAATCAACAG CCTCCTGACAGTGAAGAAGAGAATGAACAAGGTCAATGTGAAGCAGCAGGTCAAACTGAATCTTCACAAGCTAGATTCGAAGCTGAAATAGACTTGGAAAGTTTAGCTGCTAAAGCTGAAGATGAGAGAAACGAGAACAATGCAATAATGTTTTGA